One Azotosporobacter soli genomic region harbors:
- a CDS encoding N-acetyl sugar amidotransferase, with protein MKKYAKPEPINTESFSQTEKELPIKYGLPAEVKFCKKCVISNQRPNSAVEYQHTKDSKKSTIHFDEKGVCDACRVTEQKMHGIDWKLREQELKELCDKYRKNDGSYDCIVPGSGGKDSFYAAHMLKYKYGMHPLTVTWAPHIYTTWGWQNFQAWLGAGFDNYLCTPNPRTHRLLTRLAVENIFHPFQAFMFGQKSLAPKMALLHNVELVFYGENEAEYGNPISDTASAKRDWKYFTSHDKEKIHLGGVSLKSLEHDFGVEPVELKPYMPADPEQVEKKKIEVHYLGYYLKWHPQECYYYAVENGGFQASPERTPGTYSKYNSIDDRIDDFHYYTTFIKFGIGRATYDAAQEIRNQEITREEGVALVKKFDGEFPERFADEIFSYLSINPKEFPTAYQMFEQPIMDRDYFMNLADQFRSPHLWKKENGVWNLRHTAYEE; from the coding sequence ATGAAAAAATATGCAAAACCAGAACCGATAAATACGGAAAGCTTTAGCCAAACAGAAAAAGAGTTGCCGATTAAATATGGCTTGCCGGCGGAAGTTAAATTTTGTAAAAAATGTGTTATTTCCAATCAGAGGCCGAACTCGGCAGTCGAATATCAACACACAAAGGACTCTAAAAAATCGACAATTCATTTTGATGAGAAAGGTGTTTGTGATGCCTGTCGTGTGACGGAACAAAAAATGCATGGCATTGATTGGAAGTTGCGGGAACAGGAATTAAAAGAACTTTGTGACAAATACCGAAAAAATGATGGCTCGTATGATTGCATCGTTCCAGGATCAGGCGGAAAAGACAGCTTTTATGCGGCTCATATGTTGAAATACAAGTATGGGATGCATCCGTTAACGGTAACATGGGCGCCTCATATCTATACGACCTGGGGATGGCAAAATTTTCAAGCGTGGTTGGGCGCTGGATTTGACAATTATTTGTGTACGCCGAATCCGCGGACTCATCGTTTATTGACTCGTTTGGCGGTAGAAAACATATTTCATCCGTTTCAGGCGTTTATGTTTGGACAAAAATCCTTGGCGCCCAAAATGGCATTATTACATAATGTTGAATTGGTTTTTTACGGTGAGAATGAGGCGGAATATGGCAATCCTATTTCGGATACTGCTTCGGCCAAGCGGGACTGGAAATACTTCACTAGTCATGATAAAGAAAAAATTCATCTGGGAGGCGTTTCGCTCAAATCGCTAGAGCATGACTTTGGCGTTGAGCCGGTGGAGCTAAAGCCATATATGCCGGCAGATCCTGAACAAGTGGAAAAGAAAAAGATAGAAGTGCATTATCTGGGTTATTATTTAAAGTGGCATCCCCAGGAATGTTATTATTATGCGGTGGAAAATGGAGGTTTTCAGGCTTCACCGGAAAGAACGCCAGGAACTTACAGTAAGTATAATAGCATTGATGATCGGATTGACGATTTTCATTACTATACCACTTTTATTAAGTTTGGCATTGGACGGGCGACATACGATGCGGCGCAGGAAATCCGTAATCAAGAAATTACGCGTGAAGAAGGCGTGGCATTGGTCAAAAAATTCGATGGTGAGTTCCCGGAACGTTTTGCGGATGAAATTTTTAGTTACTTGAGCATCAACCCAAAAGAATTCCCAACTGCGTATCAAATGTTTGAGCAGCCGATTATGGATCGCGATTATTTCATGAACCTAGCCGATCAGTTTCGTTCGCCACATTTGTGGAAAAAGGAGAATGGCGTATGGAATTTGAGACATACCGCCTATGAAGAGTGA
- a CDS encoding SDR family oxidoreductase: protein MTKQLADFSLQGKRAIVTGGAGILGGRFCEGLAAHGADVAVVDLDAERVVQLSAELEQRYGVRSVGITCDVTSPQAVAQMVDTVVKIWGGIDVLHNNAASKSDNLAAFFAPFEEYSLEEWRKIMSVNIDGMFLVAQAVGKQMVVQQTGGSIIQTASIYGIMAPDKRIYEGSSYLGMEINTPAVYAASKAAVVGLTKYLATYWAEHNIRVNTLTPGGVESGQNDEFKRRYSTRVPLGRMAHRDEMVGALVYLASEASSYMTGQNLIVDGGLSAW, encoded by the coding sequence ATGACAAAGCAACTAGCGGATTTTTCGTTGCAGGGAAAACGAGCGATTGTGACTGGCGGAGCCGGTATATTGGGAGGTCGTTTTTGCGAAGGATTAGCTGCTCATGGTGCAGATGTTGCAGTTGTTGATCTCGATGCTGAGAGGGTCGTTCAGTTATCTGCGGAGTTGGAGCAGCGTTACGGAGTCCGCAGTGTCGGCATAACCTGCGACGTTACCTCACCACAGGCTGTTGCACAAATGGTAGATACGGTGGTGAAAATTTGGGGTGGAATTGATGTGTTGCACAATAATGCAGCATCTAAATCCGATAATTTAGCGGCTTTTTTTGCACCGTTTGAAGAGTATTCATTGGAAGAATGGCGTAAAATTATGTCAGTGAACATTGATGGGATGTTTTTGGTTGCGCAAGCTGTCGGGAAGCAAATGGTTGTACAGCAAACGGGTGGAAGCATTATTCAAACCGCTTCCATTTATGGAATCATGGCTCCGGATAAGCGGATTTATGAAGGATCTTCTTATTTAGGAATGGAGATTAATACTCCGGCTGTCTATGCGGCATCGAAAGCGGCCGTGGTGGGTCTGACAAAATACTTAGCGACGTATTGGGCCGAACACAATATAAGGGTAAACACGTTGACGCCAGGTGGCGTTGAGAGTGGACAAAATGATGAATTCAAACGGAGATATTCGACGCGCGTTCCACTGGGAAGAATGGCACACCGTGATGAAATGGTGGGGGCGTTGGTATATTTGGCATCCGAAGCGTCTTCATATATGACGGGCCAGAATTTGATTGTTGATGGCGGACTAAGCGCTTGGTGA
- a CDS encoding acylneuraminate cytidylyltransferase family protein — protein MKRICTICARAGSKGVKNKNIRMLAGKPLIAHSILQAKATMLFDAIAVSSDSEEILTIAKQWGADFIIQRPMEMATDTAGKLPAIRHCLEEAEKQSGIQFDIVVDLDCTSPLRLPEDILGSVHLLEESGATNVITGAPARRSPYFNLVEELENGEIALAKVSQKPILRRQDAPRCYDMNASIYVWTAQSLRENQSLFQTGTRLYVMPEERSIDIDSELDFSLVEFLMARKMTIVEVGR, from the coding sequence ATGAAAAGGATTTGTACGATTTGTGCTAGAGCTGGATCTAAGGGCGTTAAAAATAAGAATATACGGATGCTGGCTGGAAAACCGCTTATTGCGCATAGTATATTGCAAGCGAAAGCGACAATGCTATTTGATGCGATCGCTGTCAGTAGTGATTCAGAGGAAATATTAACCATTGCCAAACAATGGGGGGCAGACTTCATTATCCAACGACCGATGGAGATGGCTACCGATACCGCCGGAAAACTGCCGGCAATACGGCATTGCTTAGAGGAAGCGGAAAAGCAGAGCGGTATTCAATTTGACATAGTTGTTGATTTGGACTGCACGTCTCCCTTGCGCTTACCGGAGGATATACTAGGTTCGGTACACTTATTGGAGGAGTCCGGAGCAACCAATGTGATCACAGGAGCGCCCGCACGCAGATCGCCGTATTTTAACCTGGTTGAGGAACTGGAAAATGGTGAGATAGCTCTTGCAAAAGTTTCACAAAAGCCTATCTTGCGTCGTCAGGATGCACCTAGATGTTACGATATGAATGCATCTATTTATGTGTGGACCGCACAGAGTTTGCGAGAAAATCAAAGCTTATTTCAAACAGGAACTAGATTATATGTAATGCCGGAAGAGCGCTCTATTGATATTGATAGTGAACTGGATTTTAGTTTGGTAGAGTTTTTGATGGCACGAAAAATGACGATAGTGGAGGTGGGCAGATGA
- a CDS encoding Gfo/Idh/MocA family oxidoreductase: protein MIKALVVGYGSIGSRHAKVLRELGCDVTVVSERVVDFPQTSSSLAEAFSRSFFDYVVIANRTGDHYRTVCELIRHNYEGVVLIEKPIFEKTYELPKHNFKHCYVAYNLRFHPLMQKLKAAIETEKVISVQVYVGQYLPNWRPESDYRVSYSASKSKGGGVLRDLSHELDYLLWLFGDWNNVVAIGGKYSQLDIESEDVFAILAETKRCPIINIQMNYLDRNSKREIIVNTEKHSIKLDFVKGSFELDGDRVEISVERDFTYGTQHKAVLSGETGSLCTLEQGYKVMRFLESIEKSAMLKRWISNEKDLYDLC from the coding sequence ATGATCAAGGCGCTCGTCGTAGGATATGGCTCAATCGGTAGCCGTCATGCTAAAGTTTTGAGGGAACTAGGCTGCGATGTAACGGTTGTTAGCGAAAGAGTCGTTGACTTTCCACAAACATCCTCTTCGCTTGCGGAAGCGTTTAGTAGATCTTTTTTTGATTATGTAGTGATTGCCAATAGAACGGGTGATCATTATCGTACAGTTTGTGAATTGATTCGGCATAATTATGAAGGCGTGGTCCTAATTGAGAAGCCTATATTTGAAAAGACGTATGAATTACCAAAACATAATTTCAAGCATTGCTATGTTGCATATAATCTAAGATTTCATCCGCTTATGCAAAAATTGAAAGCTGCTATTGAAACTGAAAAAGTCATCTCTGTTCAAGTATATGTGGGCCAATATTTGCCAAACTGGCGCCCGGAGAGTGACTATCGAGTTTCTTATTCTGCCAGTAAGTCTAAGGGCGGCGGCGTGCTGCGTGATTTGAGCCATGAACTAGACTATCTGCTATGGTTGTTTGGCGACTGGAATAATGTCGTAGCAATTGGCGGCAAATATAGCCAGCTGGATATTGAGAGTGAGGATGTTTTTGCAATACTGGCTGAAACTAAGCGCTGTCCGATTATTAATATACAAATGAATTATTTAGATCGTAATTCTAAGCGTGAAATCATAGTGAATACTGAGAAACATAGCATCAAACTGGATTTTGTCAAAGGAAGTTTTGAGTTGGATGGCGATAGAGTGGAAATTTCGGTAGAACGTGATTTTACTTACGGAACTCAGCATAAGGCTGTTTTAAGTGGAGAGACAGGGTCGCTCTGTACTCTGGAACAGGGGTATAAAGTAATGCGATTCTTAGAGTCGATTGAAAAATCAGCAATGTTGAAGAGGTGGATTTCCAATGAAAAGGATTTGTACGATTTGTGCTAG
- a CDS encoding nucleotidyltransferase family protein: MKDWQNCLITPSTTILEAIKIIDDCAVQIAVIVDENNKLLGTVTDGDIRRAILHGVPLTNSVQDVMNSKPIIARENQKKHAILAKMNAKSLQQIPLLDSKGIVVGIELLKELMGSNAKENPVILMAGGLGSRLQPLTDHCPKPLLEIGSKPILETILENFIEYGFEKFYIAVNYKAEMIEKYFGDGSKFGVQIQYIHEKKRMGTAGALSLLLQKSKVPLVVMNGDLLTKVNFQHLIDFHMERQAMATMCVREYSYQIPYGVIEIEQGQITKLQEKPACSAFVNAGIYVLNPEAVEMIPQNTFFDMTDLFNKLIAEQKTTAAFPIREYWLDIGQMDDFKKAKDEFVEVFG, translated from the coding sequence ATGAAAGATTGGCAGAACTGTCTTATTACACCGAGTACAACAATATTGGAAGCCATCAAAATAATTGACGATTGTGCCGTGCAGATTGCGGTCATTGTAGATGAGAACAATAAACTATTGGGTACGGTGACCGATGGTGATATTCGGCGGGCGATTTTGCATGGCGTGCCATTAACTAACTCTGTGCAGGATGTCATGAACAGCAAGCCGATAATTGCCCGGGAAAATCAGAAAAAGCATGCAATTTTAGCAAAAATGAATGCGAAAAGCCTGCAACAAATCCCACTTCTTGACAGTAAAGGAATTGTCGTGGGGATAGAATTGTTAAAAGAACTGATGGGGTCTAATGCAAAAGAAAACCCGGTTATCCTAATGGCCGGTGGTTTGGGATCACGGTTGCAACCGTTGACGGATCATTGTCCGAAACCCTTATTGGAAATTGGCAGTAAACCGATTTTAGAAACAATTTTGGAAAACTTTATTGAGTATGGCTTTGAAAAGTTTTATATAGCTGTCAATTATAAAGCGGAAATGATTGAGAAATATTTTGGCGATGGTTCTAAATTTGGCGTGCAAATTCAATATATACATGAGAAAAAGCGAATGGGAACAGCAGGTGCATTAAGTCTGCTGCTGCAAAAATCGAAAGTGCCGCTTGTGGTAATGAACGGGGATTTATTGACTAAAGTAAACTTTCAACATTTAATTGATTTTCATATGGAGCGTCAGGCTATGGCTACCATGTGCGTACGGGAATATAGTTATCAGATACCGTATGGCGTGATTGAAATTGAGCAGGGACAGATTACGAAACTTCAGGAGAAGCCGGCTTGTTCTGCTTTTGTGAACGCGGGGATATATGTATTGAATCCAGAAGCCGTCGAAATGATTCCACAGAATACTTTTTTTGATATGACGGATTTATTCAACAAACTGATTGCAGAACAAAAGACGACGGCAGCCTTTCCAATTAGAGAGTATTGGTTAGATATTGGACAGATGGATGACTTTAAAAAAGCTAAGGATGAATTTGTGGAGGTCTTTGGATGA
- a CDS encoding acetyltransferase, translating into MDKPVIVVGAGGHAKVVIAALQKQGATILGILEAAVDKKKDSILGVAVIGDDDAVLRYEKEAILLVNGIGSIGSTQLRRNVFLKFKKWGYHFMVLIHPAAIVADDVALKEGSQVMAGAVIETGTVIGVNAIVNTGATVNHDCLVEAHAHIAPGVTLCGGVTIDEGAHIGAGSTLIQGMKIGKEAVVGAGALVIKPVKEKQVVYGNPAKEVKKI; encoded by the coding sequence ATGGATAAGCCGGTAATTGTTGTGGGGGCAGGCGGACATGCAAAAGTAGTGATTGCTGCTTTGCAGAAACAGGGTGCAACGATTCTGGGGATTTTGGAAGCGGCTGTTGACAAGAAGAAAGACAGCATATTGGGTGTGGCGGTTATTGGCGATGACGACGCGGTGTTACGGTATGAGAAAGAGGCAATACTTTTGGTTAACGGCATTGGCTCGATTGGTTCTACGCAGTTAAGAAGGAACGTGTTCTTAAAATTTAAAAAGTGGGGCTACCACTTCATGGTGCTGATCCATCCGGCGGCAATAGTTGCCGATGATGTTGCATTGAAAGAAGGTTCTCAGGTAATGGCGGGTGCGGTGATTGAAACGGGAACAGTAATTGGCGTCAATGCGATTGTAAATACCGGAGCAACGGTGAATCATGATTGTCTGGTTGAAGCACATGCGCATATCGCACCAGGTGTTACACTCTGTGGTGGGGTCACGATCGACGAAGGTGCGCATATAGGGGCGGGGTCTACGCTGATTCAAGGCATGAAGATAGGAAAAGAGGCAGTGGTCGGTGCTGGGGCACTGGTCATTAAGCCAGTTAAGGAAAAACAAGTAGTCTACGGCAATCCTGCGAAAGAAGTGAAGAAGATATGA
- the neuB gene encoding N-acetylneuraminate synthase has product MNRTYIIAEAGVNHNGSMELAKQLIDVAVAAGADAVKFQSFKADKLVSKEAPKAKYQKENTTTAESQYEMLKKLELTNAMHRELVAYCNQQGIEFLSTPFDEENLTLLVDECNIAKIKIPSGEITNAPLLLKIAQTGRPVILSTGMCTLSDVEAALGVLAYGYLNAEEKPSVERFAAAYSSGDGQEVLRDKVILLHCTTEYPAVFNDVNLRNIETLKAAFDLPVGFSDHTQGIAISLAAAARGAILIEKHFTLNRKLPGPDHRASLEPEELKAMVLGIRQIEQALGRKVKIPTTSEQDNKIVARKSLVAAQAICQGEVFNEDNIAIKRPGSGISPLYYWDYLGRRAARDFKQDEKVT; this is encoded by the coding sequence ATGAACAGAACTTACATTATTGCTGAAGCGGGGGTCAATCATAATGGTTCGATGGAATTGGCGAAGCAGCTAATTGACGTGGCTGTTGCTGCCGGCGCAGATGCGGTGAAGTTTCAGTCATTTAAGGCGGATAAGCTCGTCAGTAAAGAGGCGCCGAAGGCAAAATACCAGAAGGAAAATACTACGACAGCAGAGTCGCAATATGAAATGCTGAAAAAACTTGAGTTGACCAATGCAATGCATCGAGAACTGGTCGCTTATTGCAACCAGCAAGGGATTGAATTTTTATCGACGCCATTTGATGAAGAAAACTTGACGTTGCTGGTTGATGAATGCAATATTGCCAAAATCAAGATACCATCTGGAGAAATCACAAATGCGCCACTATTGCTTAAAATTGCACAGACTGGCAGGCCGGTGATTTTGTCGACGGGGATGTGTACACTGAGTGATGTAGAAGCGGCGCTGGGAGTCTTGGCGTATGGATACTTAAATGCAGAAGAAAAACCTTCTGTGGAACGTTTTGCAGCGGCGTACAGCTCAGGTGACGGGCAGGAGGTTTTACGCGATAAAGTGATACTCCTGCATTGTACGACAGAATATCCGGCTGTTTTCAACGACGTGAATTTGCGAAATATCGAAACGCTTAAAGCAGCATTTGATTTGCCGGTCGGTTTTTCTGATCATACGCAAGGAATCGCGATCTCGTTGGCGGCTGCAGCACGTGGCGCAATCTTGATTGAAAAACATTTTACACTAAATCGCAAGCTTCCCGGACCCGATCATAGAGCCTCTCTTGAACCGGAAGAACTCAAGGCCATGGTACTAGGGATACGGCAAATTGAACAGGCGTTGGGCAGGAAAGTGAAAATACCCACGACTTCTGAGCAGGACAATAAAATAGTAGCGCGAAAGAGTTTAGTAGCAGCGCAGGCTATTTGCCAGGGTGAGGTTTTCAACGAAGATAATATTGCAATCAAGAGACCGGGTAGCGGCATTTCGCCTCTTTACTACTGGGATTATTTGGGGCGCCGGGCGGCGCGCGATTTTAAACAAGATGAAAAGGTGACGTAA
- the neuC gene encoding UDP-N-acetylglucosamine 2-epimerase, whose protein sequence is MSVLRKICVVTGTRAEYGLLYWLMKEIEADEELQLQLIVTGMHLSPEFGLTYQEIEKDGFLINEKIEMLLSSDTPVGIAKSIGLGVIGFAESLARLKPDVVVVLGDRYEILAAAQAAMIAKIPLAHIHGGEVTEGAIDESIRHAITKMAQLHFAAAEAYCKRILQLGENPKHVFNVGTPGLDNIMKLKLIDKAKLEKELDFTFGAINFLFTYHPATLEEITPEEQLKKILAALDCFPDARIIFTKANSDAAGRAVNQILEGYCAENPQRAKLFASLGQLRYLSTIAHVDAVMGNSSSGLLEVPFLKKPTINIGSRQNGRLKAASIVDCSEETANVVQAITKALSPEFKTIVDGAISPYGTGKASVMIKETLKRVDLKNIVMKKFYDLNQ, encoded by the coding sequence GTGAGCGTTTTGCGTAAAATTTGCGTGGTCACTGGTACGAGAGCCGAATATGGGCTCTTGTATTGGCTGATGAAGGAAATCGAGGCGGATGAAGAATTACAGTTGCAGCTTATTGTAACGGGGATGCATCTCTCGCCGGAGTTCGGTCTGACATACCAGGAGATTGAAAAAGACGGTTTTCTTATTAATGAAAAGATTGAAATGCTGCTCTCGAGCGATACGCCTGTCGGTATAGCCAAATCGATTGGACTAGGGGTCATTGGGTTTGCGGAAAGCTTAGCTCGACTAAAACCCGATGTGGTGGTTGTTTTGGGTGACCGTTATGAAATTTTGGCGGCAGCGCAGGCCGCGATGATTGCAAAAATTCCCTTGGCGCATATTCATGGCGGCGAAGTCACTGAAGGGGCGATAGATGAATCGATCCGCCATGCGATCACCAAGATGGCGCAGTTGCATTTTGCGGCGGCGGAGGCGTACTGCAAACGGATTCTTCAATTGGGAGAAAATCCGAAACATGTTTTTAATGTAGGAACGCCAGGTTTGGATAATATTATGAAATTAAAGTTAATTGATAAAGCGAAGCTAGAAAAAGAACTGGATTTCACTTTTGGGGCAATTAATTTTTTGTTCACTTACCATCCGGCCACACTGGAAGAAATAACGCCAGAAGAACAATTGAAGAAAATTCTGGCTGCTTTGGACTGTTTTCCGGACGCGAGAATAATTTTCACTAAAGCGAACTCTGATGCGGCGGGACGGGCAGTTAATCAGATCTTGGAAGGATATTGCGCTGAAAATCCGCAGCGGGCAAAGTTATTTGCTTCGCTTGGGCAATTGCGATATTTGAGCACAATCGCTCATGTAGATGCAGTCATGGGGAATTCATCAAGCGGTCTCTTGGAAGTTCCTTTTTTGAAAAAACCTACAATCAATATCGGCAGTCGACAAAATGGACGTCTAAAAGCTGCGTCGATAGTCGATTGTTCTGAAGAAACCGCAAACGTTGTGCAAGCGATTACTAAGGCGCTGTCACCGGAATTCAAGACAATTGTTGATGGTGCAATATCGCCCTATGGGACAGGAAAAGCGTCTGTCATGATAAAAGAAACCCTTAAGCGAGTGGATTTGAAGAATATTGTGATGAAAAAGTTTTATGATTTGAATCAATAA